The following are from one region of the Thermoproteus uzoniensis 768-20 genome:
- a CDS encoding Ni,Fe-hydrogenase maturation factor: MLFRKVLIASVGYFLRQDCSIGYEAGRILREKGYEVLELSGDVFAMVDELRSRPHEVLILLGTVQRGRPPGTIEVYEFVPQKFKDYLEAADALRPSLEGRISLQDLLTGLSVLGPVARKVYVVECEPPVPEPGIGLSPEGEKCAERMAEKVIELLGHV; encoded by the coding sequence GTGCTCTTCAGGAAAGTCCTTATCGCCTCTGTAGGCTATTTTTTGAGACAAGACTGCTCTATAGGCTACGAGGCAGGTCGTATATTGAGGGAGAAGGGGTACGAGGTCTTGGAGCTCTCTGGCGACGTCTTCGCCATGGTGGACGAGCTGAGGAGCCGGCCCCACGAAGTTCTGATACTCCTCGGCACAGTGCAGAGGGGCCGCCCGCCGGGCACCATAGAGGTCTACGAGTTCGTCCCGCAGAAGTTCAAGGACTATCTGGAGGCCGCCGACGCCTTACGGCCGTCGTTGGAGGGCCGCATATCGCTCCAAGACCTCTTGACCGGGCTGAGCGTCTTGGGCCCCGTGGCGAGGAAGGTGTACGTGGTGGAGTGCGAGCCGCCTGTCCCCGAGCCGGGCATAGGGCTGTCTCCGGAGGGGGAGAAATGCGCAGAGCGTATGGCCGAGAAGGTGATCGAGCTGTTGGGCCATGTGTAG
- a CDS encoding CopG family ribbon-helix-helix protein, which produces MKRISLALDDKLYREIENAMSMVGETNRSRFIASIVAEKISEMIQRPMASIIVYIYDHEVGEVAKSVTEVQHEFRDVIRASTHIHLDERNCLEVVHALGDSDRIRELVTRISRIGRGLKFLRVVNVPRLE; this is translated from the coding sequence ATGAAAAGGATTAGTTTAGCCCTCGACGACAAGCTGTATAGGGAGATAGAAAACGCCATGTCGATGGTCGGCGAGACAAACAGGTCGCGTTTCATCGCCTCCATAGTGGCGGAGAAGATTTCCGAGATGATCCAGAGGCCTATGGCCTCCATAATAGTCTACATATACGACCACGAGGTCGGGGAGGTCGCCAAGAGCGTGACTGAGGTGCAGCACGAGTTCAGGGACGTGATAAGGGCGTCGACGCACATACACCTCGACGAGAGGAACTGCCTGGAGGTCGTGCACGCGTTGGGGGACAGCGATAGGATAAGGGAGCTCGTGACCAGGATATCTAGGATCGGCAGAGGGCTTAAGTTCCTGAGAGTTGTCAACGTGCCGCGCCTAGAGTAG
- a CDS encoding hydrogenase maturation nickel metallochaperone HypA: MHEWSLALSLVQTLDRWALERGVQIRRVVLSVPSPAQLDVSILTEAFDSLKRESRLEGARLEVKVRSPRYRCRACGYEFGQEEVDPQIRRLVGQYGEEYPLHLIPELLPTFVRCPRCGSHDIEAELSIKVEEVETA, from the coding sequence ATGCACGAGTGGTCTCTCGCGCTGTCCTTGGTCCAGACGCTCGACCGCTGGGCTCTGGAGAGGGGCGTGCAGATAAGGCGGGTGGTCCTCTCGGTGCCTTCGCCGGCCCAGCTCGACGTGTCTATACTGACCGAGGCCTTCGACTCGCTCAAGAGGGAGTCGAGGCTGGAGGGCGCCAGGCTGGAGGTCAAGGTTAGATCTCCGCGGTACCGTTGTAGGGCCTGCGGCTACGAGTTCGGGCAGGAGGAGGTGGATCCGCAAATAAGACGCCTCGTGGGGCAGTACGGCGAGGAGTACCCTCTGCACCTAATCCCCGAGCTCCTCCCCACGTTCGTGAGATGCCCCAGGTGCGGCTCCCACGACATAGAGGCCGAGCTCTCGATAAAGGTAGAGGAGGTGGAGACGGCATGA
- a CDS encoding P-loop NTPase — MRPLLELAREKLRRRKVIAVMSGKGGVGKSVVAALLALARPGSVLVDLDLEGMSAPKLFGVAGRLHEVGKEGIEPLEAGGVKLFSLGGIVGDRYVVLPGYGQAGAVEALLAFAKIDSDIVVVDMPPGMGEELLALGRAADYLPVVVTTPSKASYKVVRQLVDYLAEAGKRPAALVLNMAYLDCGGSRVYPFGRGDEARRLGEAVGAPVYEVPVDPSLEDYVGRIHEYRGPVADAVRKVAERL; from the coding sequence ATGAGGCCTCTCCTGGAGCTCGCTAGGGAGAAGCTGAGGCGGAGGAAGGTCATTGCGGTGATGAGCGGCAAGGGCGGCGTGGGCAAGAGCGTCGTGGCGGCCCTCCTAGCCCTCGCCAGGCCTGGCTCTGTCCTCGTGGACCTCGACCTAGAGGGCATGTCGGCGCCGAAGCTCTTCGGCGTTGCCGGCAGGCTACACGAGGTGGGCAAAGAGGGGATAGAGCCGTTGGAGGCGGGAGGCGTCAAGCTGTTCTCCCTCGGGGGGATCGTCGGCGATAGGTACGTCGTCTTGCCGGGCTACGGGCAGGCGGGGGCCGTCGAGGCGCTTCTGGCCTTCGCCAAGATAGACTCGGATATCGTCGTGGTCGACATGCCGCCCGGCATGGGCGAGGAGTTGCTGGCCTTGGGCAGAGCCGCCGACTATCTGCCGGTGGTCGTCACTACGCCGTCCAAGGCGTCTTACAAGGTCGTGAGGCAGCTCGTGGACTATCTGGCGGAGGCGGGGAAGAGGCCGGCGGCCCTCGTCCTCAATATGGCCTACCTCGACTGCGGAGGCTCCAGGGTGTACCCGTTCGGGCGGGGAGACGAGGCGAGGAGGCTCGGCGAGGCTGTGGGGGCGCCGGTCTACGAGGTGCCCGTAGATCCCTCCTTGGAGGACTACGTGGGGAGGATCCACGAATATAGAGGGCCCGTCGCGGACGCCGTCAGGAAAGTGGCGGAGCGGCTTTAA
- a CDS encoding AMP-binding protein yields the protein MEELLKELYSDERVVPPLFKYKAVGPSQYERIYRDSLRPEFWAREAVGLVWERPWSKILEGEPPSVRWFVGGLLSPYKNVIGRHAGTWVWEKIALIWRGEEGLVKAYTYSDLDRLAVKYSGVLKALGVGRGDWVMFYAPPTPEVLALMLASVRIGAPFEPVFTGFGHGDLAARIEDRRPKVLVTVDAFPRRGRPVKVKEAVDKALRLTRHIPKVLVVRRMEVDVELAGGRDILLDDAPSTDADEAVVESSHPLFGLHVGYEGGLGRVVHGAGGYLAQTYATTRWIGLRPRDTYFCTVLPGWITGITYVVFGPLMVGSTVVVYEGGPDYPQWDIWWSVLEEYAVTVFLTTAGALRLFSRQDPKLLEAHNLDTLKLILTTAEPMEVKYWKWAYQYVGTGTAPSIDSLPEKLSGRAPVIHMFIQTELGTFVTGSLPNYVFVPIAPGSVGPPMPGFHIDVVDEAGRPVRGRPGQLAVKAPWPAMPVEYSEWYAERWVGGVYYVGDYAVMADDMNIFPLGRSDAVMKVNGYRISPAVLEKAALSVPGVEDAVAFAVRDPQKFEAPVLVIKGSARPEDVRRAVREYAGPIADPAKVVAVEEIPAVDKGALRRALKAYMRSGAVDEKIGGWLEKIAEKLREA from the coding sequence ATGGAGGAGCTGTTGAAGGAGCTCTACAGCGACGAGCGCGTGGTGCCGCCCCTCTTCAAGTACAAGGCGGTGGGCCCCTCCCAGTACGAGAGGATATATAGGGACAGCTTGAGGCCGGAGTTCTGGGCGAGGGAGGCGGTGGGCCTCGTCTGGGAGAGGCCTTGGTCGAAGATATTAGAGGGCGAGCCGCCGTCCGTGCGCTGGTTCGTCGGCGGGCTGTTGAGCCCCTACAAGAACGTGATAGGCAGACACGCCGGGACGTGGGTCTGGGAGAAGATAGCCCTGATCTGGAGGGGGGAGGAAGGCCTCGTGAAGGCCTATACGTACTCCGACCTAGACCGCCTGGCCGTGAAGTACTCGGGGGTCCTCAAGGCGCTCGGCGTGGGGAGGGGCGACTGGGTCATGTTCTACGCCCCGCCGACGCCCGAGGTGCTGGCGTTGATGTTGGCCTCGGTGAGGATAGGGGCCCCCTTCGAGCCCGTGTTCACCGGCTTCGGCCACGGCGACCTCGCCGCGCGTATAGAGGACAGAAGGCCCAAGGTGCTTGTGACGGTCGACGCGTTTCCCAGGAGGGGGAGGCCCGTCAAGGTGAAGGAGGCGGTGGACAAGGCCTTGAGGCTCACTAGGCATATCCCGAAGGTCTTGGTCGTCAGGAGGATGGAGGTCGACGTGGAGCTCGCGGGCGGGAGGGACATCCTCCTCGACGATGCCCCGTCCACAGACGCCGACGAGGCCGTCGTGGAGTCCTCCCACCCCCTCTTCGGCCTCCACGTGGGCTACGAAGGCGGGCTGGGCCGCGTGGTCCACGGCGCGGGGGGCTACCTGGCGCAGACGTACGCGACGACGCGGTGGATCGGGCTGAGGCCCCGCGACACCTACTTCTGCACGGTCCTCCCCGGCTGGATAACGGGGATCACCTACGTGGTCTTCGGGCCGCTCATGGTGGGGTCCACCGTGGTGGTCTACGAGGGCGGCCCCGACTACCCGCAATGGGATATATGGTGGAGCGTGCTGGAGGAATACGCCGTCACGGTCTTCTTGACCACCGCCGGCGCTCTGAGGCTCTTCTCGCGGCAGGACCCGAAACTGCTCGAGGCCCACAACCTGGACACCCTAAAGCTGATCCTCACCACGGCCGAGCCCATGGAGGTCAAGTACTGGAAATGGGCCTACCAATACGTCGGGACGGGCACAGCGCCCTCGATAGACTCGCTCCCCGAGAAGCTGAGCGGCAGGGCGCCCGTCATCCACATGTTCATACAGACGGAGCTGGGCACGTTCGTCACGGGCAGCCTCCCCAACTACGTCTTCGTCCCCATAGCGCCGGGGTCGGTGGGCCCGCCCATGCCGGGCTTCCACATAGACGTTGTGGACGAGGCGGGGAGGCCCGTCAGAGGGAGGCCGGGCCAGCTGGCGGTCAAGGCCCCGTGGCCCGCCATGCCTGTCGAGTACAGCGAGTGGTACGCCGAGAGGTGGGTAGGCGGCGTCTACTACGTGGGGGACTACGCCGTGATGGCGGACGACATGAACATATTCCCTCTAGGGAGGTCGGACGCCGTGATGAAGGTCAACGGGTACCGCATATCGCCGGCAGTGTTGGAGAAGGCGGCGCTGTCGGTCCCCGGCGTGGAGGACGCCGTGGCTTTCGCCGTGAGGGACCCGCAGAAGTTCGAGGCGCCTGTCTTGGTAATCAAGGGGAGCGCCCGGCCGGAGGACGTGAGGCGCGCCGTGAGGGAATACGCGGGGCCCATAGCGGATCCCGCAAAGGTC